The Stenotrophomonas indicatrix DNA segment GCAGTGCTGATTTCCCACCGTTTCTCCTCCGTGCGCATGGCCGACCGCATTCTGGTACTGGCCGATGGCCGGATCGAGGCCAGCGGCACCCACCAGGAGCTGATGGCACAGGGCGGCCGCTATGCCGAACTGTTCGAACTGCAGGCGGCAGGTTACCGCTGAGAACGCCTCTCGTTCCGCCTAATGAGAACCTGTCTCATTTGAGATAGAATTGTCCCGACGACTTCCGATAGATACGCCCATGTCCTCCGCTTTCGGCGCCGAAACGGTGCTTGAGGTCCGCCACTGGACCGACGCCTACTTCAGCTTCACCCTCACCCGTGACAGCGGTTTCCGCTTCGAGAACGGCCAGTTCGTGATGATCGGCCTGGAGACCGACGCGCGGCCGCTGCTGCGCGCGTACTCCATCGCCAGCGCGAACTGGGAAGAACAGCTGGAATTTTTCAGCATCAAGGTGCAGGACGGCCCGCTGACCTCGCGCCTGCAGCACATCAAGCCGGGCGACAAGGTACTGGTCGGCAAGAAGCCCACCGGCACCCTGCTGATCAGCGACCTGCACCCGGGCAAGCACCTGTACCTGCTGGGCACGGGCACCGGCCTGGCGCCGTGGCTGTCGGTGATCAAGGACCCGGAAACCTACGAGCGCTTCGACAAGGTGATCCTGTGCCACGGTGTGCGCTACGAAAAGGACCTGGCCTATCGCGATTATTTCGAGAAGGAACTGCGCGAGCATGAGTTCCTGGGCGAAATGGTCGGTGACAAGCTGCTGTACTACCCCGCAGTGACCCGCGAACCGTTCCCGAACCAGAGCCGCCTGACCTCGCTGATGGAAAGCGGCGAGATGCAGCGCACCCTCGGTCTGCCCGAGCTGAGCCCGGAAAACGACCGCGCCATGATCTGCGGCAGCCCGCAGATGCTGGCCGACCTGCGCACCGTGCTGGACAGTCGCGGCTTCCAGACCTCGCCGCGCATCGGTACGCCCGGCCACTACGTGTTCGAGCGCGCGTTCGTCGAGAAATAAGCAAAAAAGGGGACGGAGGGGATTAAGTCGTTTTTGCCACAAACGACTTAATCCCCTCCGTCCCCTTTTTTTCAGACGGTCAGAGCAGCGCTTCGATGCCGTCGCGCAGCTGCTCCGGCTTGGTGGTCGGCGCATAGCGATCCACCACCTGCCCCTTGCGATCAACCAGGAACTTGCTGAAGTTCCACTTGATGCGGGCGATGCCCAGCAGCCCACGCTTCTCGTGCGACAGCCACGCCCACAGCGAATCAGCCCCCTCGCCGTTGACCTCGATCTTCTGCGACAGCGGGAAGCTGACCGGGTAATCAATCGAACAGAACTGGCGGATCTGCGCAGCATCGCCCGGTTCCTGCGCGCCGAACTGGTTGCAGGGAAAGCCGATCACCACC contains these protein-coding regions:
- a CDS encoding glutathione peroxidase, coding for MTTAYDFSFRDLDGQPQALAQYQGRPLLLVNVASRCGFTPQYTGLEQLWQDYRDRGLVVIGFPCNQFGAQEPGDAAQIRQFCSIDYPVSFPLSQKIEVNGEGADSLWAWLSHEKRGLLGIARIKWNFSKFLVDRKGQVVDRYAPTTKPEQLRDGIEALL
- a CDS encoding ferredoxin--NADP reductase, whose amino-acid sequence is MSSAFGAETVLEVRHWTDAYFSFTLTRDSGFRFENGQFVMIGLETDARPLLRAYSIASANWEEQLEFFSIKVQDGPLTSRLQHIKPGDKVLVGKKPTGTLLISDLHPGKHLYLLGTGTGLAPWLSVIKDPETYERFDKVILCHGVRYEKDLAYRDYFEKELREHEFLGEMVGDKLLYYPAVTREPFPNQSRLTSLMESGEMQRTLGLPELSPENDRAMICGSPQMLADLRTVLDSRGFQTSPRIGTPGHYVFERAFVEK